One window of Papaver somniferum cultivar HN1 chromosome 9, ASM357369v1, whole genome shotgun sequence genomic DNA carries:
- the LOC113314172 gene encoding DNA replication complex GINS protein PSF2-like, giving the protein MAGQSDPHLSIFSAAEVEFLAEDELVEIIPNMSMDSLNFICGDFGPFYPHIPTEVPIWLAMALKKRGKCAIRPPSWMSLENLTQVLELERDSPREFQPLPFHYVEISRLLFDHAREDIPDVHMVRTLVEDIRDVRFHKVESGFETIGSRTHAVKLKNLSAMEVNIVRPFFVRALQAFYKHDSPQMIPQPDTASRRTDTGDRGPRRDLRPR; this is encoded by the exons ATGGCTGGACAATCTGACCCTCATCTATCAATCTTCTCTGCTGCTGAG GTTGAGTTTCTCGCTGAAGATGAATTGGTGGAAATTATTCCTAACATGAGCATGGATTCTCTGAATTTTATCTGT GGTGATTTTGGTCCTTTTTACCCGCATATTCCGACTGAAGTACCAATTTGGCTGGCTATGGCTTTAAAAAAGAGGGGAAAATGCGCGATTCGGCCACCAAGTTGGATGTCGCTTG AAAATCTGACGCAGGTTTTGGAATTAGAACGTGACTCCCCAAGAGAATTTCAACCGCTCCCATTTCATTATGTGGAAATCTCGAGGCTTCTTTTCGACCA TGCTCGTGAAGACATCCCAGACGTACACATG GTGAGAACTCTGGTTGAGGACATTAGGGATGTAAGGTTTCATAAAGTAGAGTCTGGCTTCGAGACAATTGGTTCTCGTACACATGCAGTCAAG CTAAAAAATCTATCTGCAATGGAAGTAAATATTGTGCGTCCATTCTTTGTGAGAGCCCTGCAAGCTTTCTACAAGCATGATAGTCCACAGATGATACCTCAGCCAGATACTGCTAGTAGACGGACAGACACCGGAGATCGTGGACCAAGA CGGGATCTGAGACCTCGATAG